TTTGGAACGGTTCATCTGAATGATGGAAGAAGCCGGGTTGTCGCCTTCGACCGGGAGGGCAATCTGGGCGGCGGCTTCGGATTCGATTCACCGATCGAACTCACGGTCAACCTTCCGATCGCTTTCTCTCCTGATGATAGTCTCTTCTACTTCACCGAGCGCGGGCGGGACATTTACGAGTATTATCGAGATGACTTCGAGGTTACCCAGCACTGGTCGGTGCGCCAGCCGGGTGAGGAGAACAACCCCCTCGGAATGACCTGGAACCGCCTCGATCCGGACGGTATGCCGCTATACGTAACCGACCGCATCGGTCCCAACGGGCAGGGTCGCTCTACCATAAGACTCATCAAGACCGATCCGGTTACGCACAGATCGATAGTCTGGGGCCAGTTAATGACCGATGACCCGGCGATTGGGACGAATGGAATTACCGTTATTGCCGATCCCCGTTACGACCGCAACCATATGCTTCTGGCCTACATTAAGAACTACTCGGGACGGGACAGCATCCGGGTTGTTGAGATAGGACCACAGGTCGCTTTCCTGCGGGGGCGCGGCTTAAGTATTTTACAAAGCATCGTTCCGCCCGATTCGACCCGCCATATAGCGATGAACTTCGACGCTCGCAACTGGCCCGAGGCTGCTTACAGATTCGCAGTCCGGATTCAGCACAACGCCCTCGGGCCGGACGTCCTGATTCCGGTAACGTTCGTCGTCGATCGCAACTCCAGAGTCGAAGATGTTGACCTCC
This genomic window from Calditrichota bacterium contains:
- a CDS encoding T9SS type A sorting domain-containing protein, translating into FGTVHLNDGRSRVVAFDREGNLGGGFGFDSPIELTVNLPIAFSPDDSLFYFTERGRDIYEYYRDDFEVTQHWSVRQPGEENNPLGMTWNRLDPDGMPLYVTDRIGPNGQGRSTIRLIKTDPVTHRSIVWGQLMTDDPAIGTNGITVIADPRYDRNHMLLAYIKNYSGRDSIRVVEIGPQVAFLRGRGLSILQSIVPPDSTRHIAMNFDARNWPEAAYRFAVRIQHNALGPDVLIPVTFVVDRNSRVEDVDLLPVEFGIERLFPNPFNAGLQLAINLPDASDATLRLYDITGREIDVLWTGRGAGRIQIAYQGGHLASGIYLVALESAGRSDRRKVLLIR